In Felis catus isolate Fca126 chromosome C2, F.catus_Fca126_mat1.0, whole genome shotgun sequence, a single window of DNA contains:
- the CD86 gene encoding T-lymphocyte activation antigen CD86 precursor (The RefSeq protein has 1 substitution compared to this genomic sequence), producing MGICDSTMGLSHTLLVMALLLSGVSSMKSQAYFNKTGELPCHFTNSQNISLDELVVFWQDQDKLVLYEIFRGKENPQNVHLKYKGRTSFDKDNWTLRLHNVQIKDKGTYHCFIHYKGPKGLVPMHQMSSDLSVLANFSQPEITVTSNRTENSGIINLTCSSIQGYPEPKEMYFQLNTENSTTKYDTVMKKSQNNVTELYNVSISLPFSVPEAHNVSVFCALKLETLEMLLSLPFNIDAQPKDKDPEQGHFLWIAAVLVMFVVFCGMVSFKTLRKRKKKQPGPSHECETIKRERKESKQTNERVPYHVPERSDEAQCINILKTASGDKSTTHF from the exons GTGTTTCTTCCATGAAGAGTCAAGCATATTTCAACAAGACTGGAGAACTGCCATGCCATTTTACAAACTCTCAAAACATAAGCCTGGATGAGCTGGTAGTATTTTGGCAGGACCAGGATAAGCTGGTTCTGTATGAGATATTCAGAGGCAAAGAGAACCCTCAAAATGTTCATCTCAAATATAAGGGCCGTACAAGCTTTGACAAGGACAACTGGACCCTGAGACTCCACAATGTTCAGATCAAGGACAAGGGCACATATCACTGTTTCATTCATTATAAAGGGCCCAAAGGACTAGTTCCCATGCACCAAATGAGTTCTGACCTATCAGTGCTTG CTAACTTCAGTCAACCTGAAATAACAGTAACTTCTAATAGAACAGAAAATTCTGGCATCATAAATTTGACCTGCTCATCTATACAAGGTTACCCAGAACCTAAGGAGATGTATTTTCAGCTAAACACTGAGAATTCAACTACTAAGTATGATACTGTCATGaagaaatctcaaaataatgTGACAGAACTGTACAACGTTTCTATCAGCTTGCCTTTTTCAGTCCCTGAAGCACACAATGTGAGCGTCTTTTGTGCCCTGAAACTGGAGACACTGGAGATGCTGCTCTCCCTACCTTTCAATATAG ATGCACAACCTAAGGATAAAGACCCTGAACAAGGCCACTTCCTCTGGATTGCGGCTGTACTtgtaatgtttgttgttttttgtgggATGGTGTCCTTTAAAACactaaggaaaaggaagaagaagcagCCTGGCCCCTCTCATGAATGTG AAACCatcaaaagggagagaaaagagagcaaacaGACCAACGAAAG aGTACCATACCACGTACCTGAGAGATCTGATGAAGCCCAGTGTGTTAACATTTTGAAGACAGCCTCAGGCGACAAAAGTActacacatttttaa